A genomic region of Ignavibacteria bacterium contains the following coding sequences:
- a CDS encoding T9SS type A sorting domain-containing protein produces the protein MKKLLTILFFVLLVASGSASAQPVDSTTLNAASITGTVTLSNSTVYIMKGFNYVRNGGKIVIEPGTLIKGDKATTGTLIIERGGKIHANGTANRPIIFTSRFNPGQRNPQDWGGVLILGRSGINTSSGADSAQIEGFPAGTAPWYGGQPRIDDDSSGVFRYVRIEFAGYPLTPGNEINGLTCGGVGSKTLIEYVQISYCGDDSFEFFGGTLSARYLVAFGTVDDDFDMDNGHRGHLQFGLAVRDSNQSDVSGSHFFEIDNNNNSPANFNAPRTKTIFSNFTCIGPKTANSTSVNPNFVRGAHLRRNMLASIYNSVMTGYNVGIRFDGSGVFNAATGDTIQVRNTIFSGFSNRLADTAGSTSFSPSVWLMTGSYANRVLTQPTDVNLTSPYSFYGIAPSDSNVYGNVNWYVPQAGSQALSGSDFTNPNLSGFTSTTYVGAFGSGSTSWLTGWTNFNPKGYNPRPNSVQQISSVVPGTFKLTQNYPNPFNPITTINFSVPVKGFVSLKIYDVTGRMVADLVNQEMIAGEYKYDFNASNLNSGVYFYTLRGNNFSETKKMMLIK, from the coding sequence ATGAAAAAATTATTAACAATTTTATTTTTTGTACTTTTAGTTGCTTCAGGAAGTGCATCAGCACAACCGGTTGATTCAACTACGCTAAACGCGGCTTCTATTACGGGAACAGTAACATTAAGCAATAGCACTGTCTATATTATGAAAGGTTTTAATTATGTAAGAAATGGAGGAAAGATAGTGATAGAGCCGGGAACATTAATTAAAGGTGATAAAGCTACAACAGGAACATTAATAATTGAAAGAGGCGGAAAAATCCATGCTAACGGAACTGCAAACCGACCTATTATTTTTACTTCAAGATTCAATCCGGGGCAAAGAAATCCTCAGGATTGGGGTGGAGTCCTTATTTTGGGACGTTCGGGAATAAATACCTCTTCAGGTGCTGACTCTGCACAGATTGAAGGTTTTCCGGCAGGAACTGCACCATGGTATGGCGGACAACCAAGAATTGATGACGATTCATCGGGTGTTTTCAGATATGTAAGAATTGAGTTTGCAGGATACCCGCTTACTCCGGGTAATGAAATCAATGGATTAACCTGCGGTGGTGTCGGAAGCAAAACACTAATTGAATATGTTCAGATTTCATATTGCGGAGATGATTCATTCGAGTTTTTTGGCGGAACATTAAGTGCAAGATATTTGGTTGCTTTTGGAACGGTTGATGATGACTTTGATATGGATAACGGTCATAGAGGACATTTGCAATTTGGATTGGCTGTGAGAGACTCAAATCAATCAGACGTATCAGGTTCGCACTTCTTTGAAATTGATAATAATAATAATAGCCCTGCAAATTTTAATGCACCAAGAACAAAAACAATTTTTTCAAACTTCACCTGCATTGGACCGAAGACTGCAAATTCAACTTCAGTTAATCCAAATTTCGTGCGAGGCGCGCACTTAAGAAGAAATATGTTAGCTTCTATTTATAACTCTGTTATGACAGGATATAATGTTGGTATCAGATTTGACGGAAGCGGTGTTTTTAATGCGGCAACAGGAGATACAATTCAGGTAAGAAATACTATTTTCTCAGGATTCTCAAACAGATTGGCGGATACAGCAGGTTCTACTTCATTCTCGCCCTCAGTATGGCTTATGACAGGTTCATATGCTAATCGTGTTTTAACACAACCGACTGATGTTAATTTAACTTCACCATATAGTTTCTACGGTATTGCGCCTTCAGACTCTAATGTTTATGGAAATGTTAATTGGTATGTTCCTCAGGCCGGTTCACAGGCATTATCAGGTTCTGATTTCACAAATCCAAACCTTTCAGGATTTACATCTACCACATATGTTGGAGCATTTGGTTCAGGCAGCACAAGCTGGTTAACAGGTTGGACAAACTTCAACCCGAAGGGATATAATCCAAGACCAAATTCCGTTCAACAAATTTCTTCAGTTGTTCCGGGAACGTTTAAGCTTACACAGAACTATCCGAATCCGTTCAACCCTATAACAACAATTAATTTCTCGGTTCCTGTAAAGGGATTTGTGAGCTTAAAAATATATGATGTAACAGGCAGAATGGTTGCCGATTTGGTTAATCAGGAAATGATTGCGGGTGAATATAAATATGATTTCAATGCTTCAAATCTTAATTCTGGAGTTTACTTCTATACATTAAGAGGAAATAACTTCTCAGAGACAAAGAAAATGATGCTTATTAAGTAA
- a CDS encoding UDP-2,3-diacylglucosamine diphosphatase codes for MSEKHTSDEQHKEEVSTIIISDIHLGSAVARPKKVKETLEKYKFDRLILLGDIFDDLNFTRLKKDHWNLLSYIRKLSNPGKNIDVIWVEGNHDEGLSEIMSHLIGIEVYDEYVWFEHDKAYLAIHGHQFDRFLNENIVISNMASFVYDRMQRMSSEKQKLPRFVKRMSKGWLRLANKVADGAIDYGKHKEADIVFCGHTHQILTKENQGVTYYNSGCWTDVPSSYISIGKDGQIRILEVE; via the coding sequence ATGAGTGAAAAACATACAAGCGACGAACAGCATAAAGAAGAAGTAAGCACAATAATTATTTCTGACATTCACCTTGGTTCCGCAGTAGCGCGTCCTAAAAAAGTAAAAGAAACTTTAGAGAAATATAAGTTTGACAGGTTAATTTTGCTTGGAGATATTTTTGACGATTTGAATTTCACACGCCTCAAGAAAGACCATTGGAACCTGCTATCATACATCAGAAAATTATCAAATCCCGGAAAAAACATTGATGTAATTTGGGTTGAAGGAAACCACGACGAGGGACTTTCTGAAATCATGTCTCATTTAATCGGTATCGAGGTTTATGATGAATATGTATGGTTTGAACATGACAAGGCATATTTAGCAATTCACGGGCATCAGTTCGACAGATTTCTAAACGAGAACATTGTTATAAGCAACATGGCATCATTTGTTTATGACAGGATGCAACGAATGAGTTCGGAAAAACAAAAACTACCGAGATTTGTTAAGCGTATGAGCAAAGGATGGCTGCGCCTGGCTAATAAGGTCGCGGATGGTGCTATTGACTACGGCAAACATAAAGAAGCGGACATCGTTTTTTGCGGGCATACGCATCAGATTTTAACTAAGGAAAATCAGGGAGTTACGTATTATAATTCAGGATGCTGGACGGATGTGCCTTCATCATATATTTCTATTGGTAAAGACGGGCAAATTAGGATACTCGAAGTGGAGTGA
- a CDS encoding inorganic pyrophosphatase: MKDSNNLEEIWKTIRLILKSHPWHGVEIGRRSPAIVNTFIEIVPTDTVKYEIDKASGYLKVDRPQKYSNVCPTPYGFIPQTYCGDLVAELCMQKTGKQNIKGDGDPLDICVLTERVIPHGDIFLIASPIGGFRMIDGDEADDKIIAVMHQDDISGNWDEIEDCPKALVDRMRHYFLTYKEAPGSEGKSKVEITHVYGRDEAYDVIERSHQDYLKKYQSLDNLLKNNFE; this comes from the coding sequence ATGAAAGATTCTAACAATCTCGAAGAGATTTGGAAAACTATAAGATTAATTTTAAAATCGCATCCCTGGCACGGCGTAGAAATAGGCAGGCGCAGCCCGGCAATTGTAAATACATTCATAGAAATCGTTCCGACAGATACTGTGAAATATGAAATTGACAAAGCAAGCGGTTATCTAAAAGTTGACCGCCCGCAAAAATATTCTAACGTGTGCCCTACCCCTTACGGTTTCATTCCGCAAACTTACTGCGGTGATTTAGTTGCAGAATTATGCATGCAAAAAACAGGCAAACAAAACATCAAGGGTGACGGTGACCCGCTTGATATCTGTGTTCTTACCGAGCGTGTAATACCTCACGGCGATATATTTCTTATAGCAAGTCCCATAGGCGGGTTCAGGATGATTGACGGTGATGAAGCCGATGATAAAATAATTGCAGTAATGCATCAGGATGACATTTCAGGAAACTGGGATGAGATTGAAGACTGCCCGAAAGCACTTGTTGACAGAATGCGCCATTACTTCCTTACATACAAAGAAGCTCCCGGCTCGGAAGGAAAATCAAAAGTTGAAATCACACATGTTTACGGAAGGGATGAAGCTTATGACGTAATTGAACGAAGTCATCAGGACTATTTAAAAAAATATCAGTCGCTCGATAATCTTCTCAAAAATAATTTTGAATAA
- the ruvA gene encoding Holliday junction branch migration protein RuvA — protein MISFLKGKILFKKSNELVIDVNGVGYQVYTSKKISEQDLKQGDDISVFIHLDVKENSLTMFGFIDEKEKEIFKMLLSVSGIGPKLAHTILSYVSFEEIMNLITGRASTSSFKIPGIGPKKLDLISMNLKDKIFKLKADDYDSISQPGLNQKDQSRLEALNALMNLGYQRSEAERIIREAIKQSNGADFSTEELIKKALEVIS, from the coding sequence ATGATTTCATTTTTAAAAGGAAAAATATTATTTAAAAAATCCAATGAACTTGTAATCGACGTTAACGGCGTAGGTTATCAGGTTTATACCTCAAAAAAAATATCGGAGCAGGATTTAAAACAGGGTGATGATATTTCAGTGTTTATTCATTTAGATGTAAAAGAAAATTCTCTAACGATGTTCGGGTTTATAGATGAAAAAGAAAAAGAGATTTTCAAAATGCTTCTAAGCGTAAGCGGCATCGGACCAAAACTTGCTCATACAATTCTTTCTTATGTATCATTTGAAGAAATTATGAATCTTATCACAGGCAGAGCAAGCACTTCATCCTTCAAAATTCCCGGCATCGGACCTAAAAAACTTGATTTGATTTCGATGAACCTGAAAGATAAAATATTTAAGCTCAAAGCTGATGATTATGACAGCATTTCACAACCGGGATTGAATCAAAAAGACCAGTCACGTCTTGAAGCTCTTAACGCGCTTATGAATCTTGGTTATCAGCGAAGCGAAGCTGAGCGAATCATTCGCGAGGCAATCAAGCAAAGCAATGGCGCTGATTTTTCAACCGAAGAACTTATAAAAAAAGCACTCGAAGTTATTTCTTAA
- the ruvC gene encoding crossover junction endodeoxyribonuclease RuvC, translating to MRIIGIDPGTIITGIGIIECKNGKITVINFDTINSKSTEHLSDRLKKIYDICCKKIDEFEPDEFAIETAFYSKNVQSTLKLGQARGVAIISAANAKLKITEYSPREVKKSVTGNGASSKEVVRQIVKRILNIRENPQFIDTTDALAVALCHYYSFGNIFKEFKTKRNGVSNKNGWKKFVEENPDKILNR from the coding sequence ATGCGCATTATAGGCATAGACCCCGGAACAATCATAACCGGAATAGGCATCATCGAATGCAAGAACGGTAAAATTACCGTTATTAATTTCGATACCATCAACAGTAAAAGCACCGAGCATCTTTCAGACCGCTTAAAAAAAATTTACGATATTTGCTGCAAAAAAATTGACGAGTTTGAGCCCGATGAGTTTGCGATCGAAACAGCTTTTTACAGTAAAAATGTGCAGTCAACTTTGAAACTCGGTCAGGCTCGCGGTGTGGCAATTATTTCAGCAGCAAATGCCAAGTTGAAAATAACTGAATACTCCCCGCGTGAAGTAAAAAAATCCGTCACAGGCAACGGTGCTTCATCAAAAGAGGTTGTCCGCCAGATTGTTAAACGCATTTTAAACATTCGTGAGAACCCTCAGTTCATTGACACTACAGATGCTCTTGCCGTGGCTCTTTGTCATTATTATTCTTTTGGAAACATATTCAAAGAATTCAAAACCAAACGAAACGGCGTTTCAAACAAAAATGGCTGGAAAAAATTTGTTGAAGAAAATCCCGATAAAATTTTAAACCGATGA
- a CDS encoding YebC/PmpR family DNA-binding transcriptional regulator has protein sequence MSGHSKWSTIKRKKGALDAARGKVFTRISKEITLAAKHGGGDAGANPRLRLAVQNAKAVNMPADNITRAIKKGTGELEGVTYEEVTYEAYAPKGIAMIIECVTDNRNRTVADLRHLISKAGGNLGESGSVAWMFERKGVFIVDKTKTEDELMEIILDAGADDLKEDDDAFEIICAMENFEQVRKGLEDKSVNIKNASLQYIAKDLITIVEKDSADVIRCIEAAEDYDDVQNVYTNADIEVED, from the coding sequence ATGTCAGGACATAGTAAGTGGTCAACGATTAAACGTAAAAAAGGCGCGCTTGATGCAGCAAGAGGAAAAGTCTTTACAAGAATTTCCAAAGAAATCACGTTAGCTGCAAAACACGGCGGTGGTGATGCCGGAGCTAATCCCCGATTGCGCTTGGCTGTTCAGAATGCAAAAGCAGTCAATATGCCTGCTGATAACATCACACGCGCAATAAAAAAAGGAACCGGTGAGCTTGAGGGAGTTACATACGAGGAAGTTACTTACGAAGCTTATGCACCAAAGGGCATTGCGATGATTATCGAGTGCGTGACTGATAACCGGAACAGGACTGTTGCTGACTTACGTCATTTGATTTCAAAAGCAGGAGGTAATCTTGGTGAGAGCGGTTCGGTTGCATGGATGTTTGAGCGTAAAGGAGTTTTTATTGTTGATAAAACAAAAACAGAGGATGAACTAATGGAAATTATCCTTGATGCGGGAGCCGATGACTTAAAAGAAGATGATGATGCATTTGAAATTATCTGCGCTATGGAAAATTTCGAACAGGTAAGAAAAGGTCTTGAAGATAAAAGTGTTAATATTAAAAATGCCTCGTTGCAGTACATTGCAAAAGATTTGATTACGATTGTTGAAAAAGATTCAGCCGATGTTATCCGGTGCATAGAAGCTGCTGAAGATTATGATGACGTTCAGAATGTTTATACCAACGCTGACATTGAAGTTGAAGATTAA
- the recJ gene encoding single-stranded-DNA-specific exonuclease RecJ, with translation MKRNWKLKNLLPENALSNSESLDEFKKEIESLKSNVRLPDLIIQLLYQRGITNYAKVIKFFKPTKEKLYSPFLLKDCEKAADRLVEIIKNKERIMVLGDYDVDGTCGVSMFYLFLKKFGAEPLVYIPDRITEGYGISNKAINLAKEQGIKLIVSIDCGITAAEQVKYANELGVDFIICDHHQPPDELPDAFAVINPLRKDCSYTFKHLCGTGVAFKLIQAVCEKIGESNFTHTLYDFVAIATASDIVSVTDENRILVNEGLELINKNPRPAFRVLIESSNMKIGAMNTTNIVFTIAPRINAVGRLGDAKRAVELLTSEKEEELDELVSILNKENLERRKLDKEITETAYSICEENHFNEKFNVIILHNDSWHPGVVGIVAARLVEKYHLPSIVLTTVNGVAKGSARSINGFNVYEALKKCDNLLVKYGGHYHAAGLEIEVDKIEEFKNALNEIASAQISDEDKIPEIEIDAELKFSEINNYLLSILQYFEPYGPSNVTPVFCTKNVRIVGDVKTGKVDTHIFKLADDEFENVFDAVFFNSAEYSCYIKPGNRCDVCYSLDWNEWNGHKSIRMKIKEMKFY, from the coding sequence TTGAAACGAAATTGGAAATTAAAAAACTTATTACCGGAGAATGCTTTATCCAACAGTGAAAGTTTAGATGAATTTAAAAAAGAAATTGAGTCTTTAAAGTCCAACGTCCGGCTTCCCGATTTAATAATCCAGCTTTTATATCAGCGTGGAATAACTAACTACGCAAAAGTCATAAAGTTTTTCAAGCCAACAAAAGAAAAACTTTATAGTCCTTTCTTATTGAAAGACTGCGAAAAAGCTGCTGACCGTCTTGTTGAAATAATCAAAAACAAAGAACGCATTATGGTGCTTGGTGACTATGACGTTGACGGTACCTGCGGTGTTTCGATGTTTTATCTTTTCCTGAAAAAATTCGGAGCTGAACCGCTTGTCTATATTCCCGACAGAATCACCGAAGGTTACGGAATCTCCAACAAAGCAATCAATCTTGCAAAAGAACAAGGCATAAAGCTCATAGTTTCAATCGATTGCGGCATTACTGCCGCAGAACAGGTTAAGTATGCCAATGAGCTGGGAGTTGATTTCATAATCTGCGACCATCATCAACCGCCGGATGAATTACCCGATGCATTTGCCGTAATTAATCCTTTGCGAAAAGATTGCTCTTACACTTTCAAGCATCTTTGCGGGACAGGAGTTGCATTCAAACTTATTCAGGCAGTTTGTGAAAAGATCGGTGAGTCAAATTTTACACATACATTATATGATTTTGTCGCAATAGCTACAGCTTCGGATATTGTTTCCGTTACCGATGAAAACCGCATTCTTGTTAATGAAGGTCTTGAGCTTATCAACAAAAATCCGCGTCCGGCATTTCGCGTCCTGATTGAAAGCAGCAACATGAAAATCGGCGCAATGAATACAACTAACATTGTATTCACAATTGCTCCGAGAATCAATGCTGTCGGACGTCTTGGCGACGCAAAACGGGCTGTTGAACTTCTCACGAGCGAAAAAGAGGAAGAGCTTGATGAGCTTGTAAGCATTCTGAACAAGGAAAATCTCGAAAGAAGAAAGCTTGATAAAGAAATTACCGAAACTGCTTACTCGATATGTGAGGAAAATCATTTCAATGAAAAATTTAATGTTATAATTCTGCATAATGATTCGTGGCATCCCGGTGTTGTGGGAATTGTTGCTGCGCGTCTTGTCGAAAAATATCATCTGCCGTCAATCGTGCTGACAACTGTCAATGGTGTTGCAAAAGGAAGCGCAAGAAGCATAAACGGCTTTAATGTTTATGAGGCATTAAAAAAATGCGATAACCTTCTTGTAAAATACGGCGGGCATTATCATGCTGCGGGACTTGAGATTGAAGTTGATAAAATTGAAGAGTTTAAAAATGCGTTAAATGAAATTGCCTCAGCTCAGATTTCTGACGAGGATAAAATTCCGGAAATTGAAATAGATGCCGAGCTTAAGTTCAGTGAAATAAACAATTATTTACTGAGCATTTTGCAGTATTTTGAACCTTACGGTCCGTCAAACGTAACCCCGGTGTTCTGCACTAAGAACGTCCGCATAGTTGGAGACGTGAAAACCGGAAAGGTAGATACGCATATCTTTAAATTAGCTGATGACGAATTTGAGAATGTTTTTGATGCAGTGTTTTTTAATTCTGCTGAATATTCATGTTACATAAAGCCGGGCAACAGGTGCGATGTTTGTTACTCTCTTGACTGGAATGAATGGAACGGACATAAGTCCATTCGCATGAAAATAAAAGAAATGAAGTTTTATTAA
- a CDS encoding ABC transporter ATP-binding protein: MITVKNLIKKYENTLAVDGISFEIPDGEICGYIGTNGAGKSTTVKILIGALDFDSGEVHVNGINVKDNPFEVKKIIGYVPENANLFNSLTVTEFLNFIGEVYDIDKAVLRKRIDIFAEILSFTEYLNESIGIISKGNRQKTLITSALLHNPDVIFFDEPLNGLDANAIFAFQDLVNELSQNKKTIFYCSHLLDVIEKISDRIILLDKGKIVVNSPTSELKKGEGYSNLESLFKSLRPEENTKKFNFSDIYG; the protein is encoded by the coding sequence ATGATTACAGTAAAAAACTTAATAAAAAAATACGAAAATACGCTTGCTGTAGACGGCATTTCATTTGAGATTCCCGATGGAGAAATATGCGGTTACATTGGCACCAACGGAGCAGGCAAAAGCACGACTGTAAAAATTCTCATCGGAGCGCTTGATTTCGACAGCGGGGAAGTTCACGTGAACGGAATAAATGTAAAAGATAATCCATTTGAGGTAAAAAAAATAATCGGGTATGTCCCCGAGAATGCAAATCTGTTTAATTCTCTTACAGTTACTGAGTTTTTGAATTTCATCGGTGAGGTATATGACATTGATAAAGCTGTGCTAAGAAAACGAATAGACATTTTTGCTGAAATACTGAGTTTCACGGAATACCTGAATGAATCTATCGGTATTATATCAAAAGGCAACAGGCAGAAAACTTTGATTACTTCGGCGCTACTTCATAATCCGGATGTAATTTTTTTTGATGAGCCGCTGAACGGACTTGATGCAAATGCCATTTTTGCGTTTCAGGATTTGGTAAATGAGCTTTCTCAGAACAAAAAAACAATTTTTTATTGCTCGCATTTGTTGGACGTGATTGAAAAAATTTCGGACAGAATAATTTTGCTTGATAAAGGAAAGATAGTTGTAAATTCACCGACTTCTGAATTAAAAAAAGGAGAAGGTTATTCAAATCTTGAATCATTATTCAAAAGCTTGCGTCCTGAGGAAAATACTAAAAAATTTAACTTCTCGGATATATACGGTTAA
- a CDS encoding ATP-binding protein: MKTYNLVLESKRSEVFKIESLLLELNNSFELEMEKFINFQIAVSEALVNAIVHGNEENPDKHVYVDIDCDKKKLQVKIRDEGTGFDITELPDPTNKENILKESGRGIYIIRTLVDEFDCSSGDKGTVMILKVFKK; this comes from the coding sequence ATGAAAACCTATAATCTTGTTTTAGAAAGTAAACGGTCTGAAGTTTTTAAAATTGAAAGCTTGCTGCTTGAGCTGAACAATTCTTTTGAGCTTGAGATGGAAAAATTCATTAATTTTCAGATTGCCGTTTCGGAAGCTTTGGTAAATGCAATTGTTCACGGAAATGAAGAAAATCCGGATAAGCATGTATATGTTGATATCGATTGTGATAAAAAGAAACTTCAAGTAAAGATACGTGATGAAGGAACAGGGTTTGATATTACAGAACTTCCCGACCCGACAAATAAAGAAAACATTTTAAAAGAAAGCGGACGCGGAATTTATATAATAAGAACGTTAGTGGATGAATTTGATTGCTCATCAGGTGACAAGGGGACGGTGATGATTTTAAAGGTGTTTAAGAAGTAA
- the mdh gene encoding malate dehydrogenase codes for MKITVVGAGNVGATCADVIAHKELANEIVLLDIKKGIAEGKSLDMWQTAPINLYDSRIIGSTDDYAPTAGSDVVVITSGLPRKPGMSRDDLISVNAGIVNTVTENIMKHSPDTILIIVSNPLDVMTYVAYLKSQLPSNKVMGMAGILDTARYRAFLAEALNISPKDIQGMLLGGHGDTMVPLPRYTNVSGIPVTELIDSEKLNAIIERTKKGGGELVNLMGTSAWYAPGAAAAQMAEAIVRDQKRVFPVCAWLDGEYGLKDIYLGVPVILGKGGIERIIELDLNADEKKLLTDSAKAVKEVMDVYDNMKK; via the coding sequence ATGAAAATTACCGTTGTCGGAGCAGGCAATGTTGGTGCAACCTGCGCAGATGTCATTGCTCATAAAGAGCTTGCTAACGAAATTGTTCTTCTTGATATCAAAAAAGGTATCGCTGAAGGAAAATCACTTGATATGTGGCAGACTGCCCCAATCAATCTTTATGATTCAAGAATAATCGGCTCGACCGATGACTATGCTCCAACTGCGGGTTCGGATGTTGTTGTAATTACCTCAGGTCTTCCGAGAAAACCCGGAATGAGCCGTGATGATTTGATTTCCGTTAACGCAGGTATTGTGAATACGGTTACCGAGAACATAATGAAACACTCGCCTGATACGATTTTGATTATCGTTTCTAATCCGCTCGACGTAATGACATACGTTGCATATTTGAAATCACAGCTTCCGTCAAACAAAGTAATGGGTATGGCAGGAATTCTCGATACTGCACGTTATAGAGCTTTTCTTGCTGAAGCTTTAAATATTTCTCCAAAGGACATTCAGGGAATGCTTCTCGGCGGACACGGCGATACAATGGTTCCGCTTCCGAGATATACAAACGTCAGCGGTATTCCTGTAACCGAGCTTATCGATTCCGAAAAGCTTAACGCAATCATTGAAAGAACCAAAAAAGGCGGCGGTGAATTAGTAAATTTAATGGGAACTTCGGCATGGTATGCGCCGGGTGCAGCTGCAGCTCAAATGGCTGAAGCAATCGTCCGCGACCAAAAAAGAGTTTTCCCTGTCTGCGCATGGCTTGATGGTGAATACGGATTGAAAGATATTTACTTAGGCGTTCCTGTCATTTTAGGCAAAGGCGGTATTGAAAGAATCATCGAACTCGACTTAAACGCAGACGAGAAAAAGCTTCTTACCGATTCAGCAAAAGCAGTAAAAGAAGTTATGGATGTTTATGACAATATGAAAAAGTAA
- the rpmA gene encoding 50S ribosomal protein L27: MAHKKGLGSTKNGRDSNAQRLGVKKFGGEVVKIGNIIVRQRGTKYGVGKNVGLGKDHTIFAMMNGKVQFTNKSGKTVVNVTPAEQTA; the protein is encoded by the coding sequence ATGGCTCACAAGAAAGGGCTTGGCTCAACTAAAAACGGACGGGATTCAAATGCCCAGCGACTCGGAGTAAAAAAATTCGGAGGCGAAGTCGTTAAAATCGGAAATATAATCGTCAGACAGCGCGGCACAAAATATGGTGTTGGAAAAAATGTCGGATTAGGTAAAGACCATACCATTTTTGCAATGATGAACGGCAAAGTCCAGTTCACAAACAAAAGCGGCAAAACTGTTGTTAACGTTACACCGGCCGAACAAACTGCATAA
- the rplU gene encoding 50S ribosomal protein L21 yields MYAIVDIKGVQYKVSENSKLFVPKLKEESGAKVTFDKVLLFSPDDKTFEIGAPVLKKTIEATVLETVKDDKVTVFKKKRRKGYRVKRGHRQQYTKLSIDKIK; encoded by the coding sequence ATGTACGCGATAGTAGACATAAAAGGCGTTCAATACAAGGTCAGCGAAAACTCAAAGTTGTTCGTCCCCAAATTGAAAGAAGAATCAGGTGCAAAAGTAACTTTTGATAAAGTTTTGCTTTTTTCTCCTGATGACAAAACATTCGAAATCGGAGCTCCGGTTTTGAAAAAAACAATTGAAGCTACCGTGCTTGAGACGGTAAAAGACGACAAAGTAACCGTCTTCAAAAAGAAAAGAAGAAAAGGATACAGAGTTAAAAGAGGTCACAGACAGCAGTACACAAAGCTTTCAATAGATAAAATAAAATAA